GGCCGCAAGAGCTTCCGTCATATTGCTTTTAATTACTCATCCTCATAGCGATTATAACGCTTTGGTTCAGGGATAATGATGTTGAGTATCATTGCTACAAACGCAAGGATTATCGAACCAAATAATGCTGCCCAGAAATCATTCACTTCATACCCAAGCTTCAACTGTCCAACCCACCAAAACAACAGCACATTAATCAATACTCCAGCTAGTCCCATGGTAAGGCAGTTGATTGCGCAAGCGAGAAACCTGAGAATTGGGGAAATAACAGCATTAACAAAACCCAGCATCCCTGCGCCAAGCAGGAGTTTGACAGGGTCAGTAACACTCATATGCAGACCAATCTGTTGGCCGACAATGACCGTAATATAGAGGGCAATCGTCAGAACAATCCATCGAATAATAAGGCGTGCCAACATGAGCTAGCTCCTTTCTCTTGTGAGGGTAAAAGCTCCTCTTCTATAATAGCAAAAGAAACCGCGTGTTGTCGAGTAAATATTGCTTTAGTCGTTAGTAGCCTCATTCTTTCCACAACCAATCATAACCCAAAGCATAGGTTGCATTTCATGCTGTAAATAACGCAGGATTATGGGCGATTGATGTAAAATTCATATGTAATGAAGGTGGCTGATTTGTGCTCCCCAAGGTGATAGCATGTCTATACCAACGTTAGCTTATCACCCTAGTAGCACGCTTATAGCGAGCCTCTATCACGTCATGTTAGACGTGATAGAGAGGTGATAGTGACTTGATAGTGACGTGAAGGGTGATTGTTGGTATAGACAGGGATCAGTCTTGGGGTTGCAAAGACACATAGTTTCCAAGAAGGGTTAATTATTTTATGGCTAACGATAATGGCAAGCGATTTGTGGTGGCGATTGATGGACCGAGTGGGGCGGGGAAGAGTACTGTGGCTCGGGGTGTTGCTGAAGCATTAGGGTACATGGTTTTGGATACGGGGGCAATGTATCGTGCGGTTGCGTTTTCTGCAAAGAAACGAGGAATTGCCACGGCATCTATTAATGAGCTTACAGAGATGGCGGCTTCGCTTGATATTCGTTTCGTTGGTGATCCACAAACACCACGATTGATGGTGGATGGGTGCGATATTACCGACTTCATTCGAACCCCTGAAATTGGCAACTTGGCATCCGCTATTTCGGCATTCGAGGGTGTTCGCAAAGTATTGGTGGAGCAGCAGCGGAGAATTGGGGCAAGTGGGGGTATCGTTACAGAAGGGCGTGACCAGACAACGGTGGTTTTTCCCGATGCGAAAGTGAAAGTATTCCTGGATGCTAGCGCAGAAGAGCGGGCGCGACGACGATATGAAGAGTTAGTCGAGAAGGGTCAGGATATAACTTATGAGGATATTCTGGCGCAGCAGATTGAACGCGACGAGAGAGATAGTACCCGTACCCATTCACCTCTGCGAGTTGCAGAGGGGGCGGTTGTGATTGACTCGGATAAATTATCAGCAGAACAAGTGATTGAGAGGATACTGGAGCTATGCAAGTAAACGCGGCTAAGTGGGGTTGGTTCTATAGGAGTTGTAGGGAGATTCTTCGCGCCTTTTTGCGTCTGTTCGGCTCGCTTGAAACACGCGGTCTTGAAAACTTCCCTGTGACAGGTTCCGCCATCATCGCCTGTAATCATGTAAGCTATCTTGATCCACCGACAGTGGCCTGCGCGGTCAAACGCCGCATGCGCTATATGGCTAAGATCGAATTGTTCAAGTATCGGATGACTACGTGGTTTCTTCTGCGTTGGGGCGTGTTTCCTGTGAAGCGTGGGGAAGTTGACCTCGACTCTATTCGCCTGGCGATAGATATTTTGAAGCACGGAGAGGCATTTGTGCTATTCCCCGAGGGCACGCGTAGCCGCGACGGTAGTCTTGGATCCGCTGGGGCTGGAATTGGAATGCTTGCCAAACGTTCCGGCGCATTGGTCGTCCCGACAGCGCTTATCGGCACCGAAAAGGTCTTGGCACCCGATGCCAAACACTTCAGTAGAGCAAAGCGAATCGTTGTCTTCGGCAAACCTCTCTCTTACAAAGACTTCGCCAAAGACCTCCCAGACCACGAGGCTCGCATTAAGTTCGGTGAAGCAATAATGGAAGAAATCAGGCAATTACTAGAAGCCAACGGGAGGCCTGTTCCGGCTAAGACGGAGGCATAGAGAATATTAAAGTACCGGCGCTGTAAGCAACGCCGGTACTTTAAAGTTAATTGGACACAAGTGACACGCCTATTTGGGTGGGGTGTCGGAGGTGTCAATTTTTACGACTATTGTTTGTGTCATAGCCATTGGCGCTTTCATTCCAGGGGTTGATCCTTGGGAAGAGCTTATTGTGGACTTCATGTTGACTTGGGAAGACAGCATTCCATTACCATCACGACTCATCCAAGTATCACCTTCAGAAATTTCGTCCATATTGATGGAGGCTGACGGGCCGCCGGCTGCTTTGGGGTTTTTCCTATCACCCTTACCGGTCATCTTAAACTTGTAGTGGTAAGCAGGTTTGCCTTTGTAGTCTTCTAAGCCTACTAACGTATAAGATGTATCTGTCTTTATTACATCACCCTTCGTACCGGGTTTTGGTTTTCCACCAACAGGAACATCTTTTGATTCATTCCAACTGTTACCTACTACCAAAGGATGTTTGGTCATCTCAGTCGGATAAACCGCGCTTGTAATTGCAAAGGCTTGGGTTACAACCATACCGCCCATTTGGGGAGGTAGATTTGTTGGTTGCGATTGTTTAATGACTTTCCCGTTCGTATCAACAGTTACAGTCTTTGTCGGGAGGGGTTTATCCTTTGGCAGAGTGAATGACATCATCGGATTACCGCCAACTGAAGCTGATAAAACCGTGAGTTTTAAGGTTCCGTTACCCTTTGGGTCGACTTTTAGTGTCTCAACTTTTACGGTTGAGCCATTCGTCATCTTCATCGTACCCTGACCGCTCATCGGGCCTGAGGGCATATCTGCCGACATGTCGCTATTAAACGTCACATATCGCACCTGACCGGGGGTGAACTTGTAGGTGACTGAATAAGCGCCTGTGTTATCAGCTACAGCCGGAACTGTGGTTGAAGTAGCAGAAGTTGGGGCGCCAGCAGTCGTTGGACTGACTACAGCTGGATTGGCAGCGGGCGGGGCTGGGGTAGTGCTGACTTCCGATTTCTTACCGCAACCTGCAGCTATGATTAGAATACCAAGGCAGAGTAAGAATACGAGGAGTGCATTTCTTTGTTTCATTCTTTACCTCCTACGGTAGTGCGGCCTTAAGACCACGTATGTATTATAGTATACTTCACGCCTGCTCAGATGATGATGCTGTACCGATTATCATGCTTTTAATGAGTATTCTTGGTCTATAATTGCATTAATTGATACTCAAACTGAGGTGGTTGCGATGCTTAACTGGGGGATTATTGGGTTGGGGGGAATAGCCCATCGGTTCGCTTCTGAACTGCCGGAGTCTAAGACAGGGAAATTGGTCGCAGTCGGCAGTCGAAGTCAGGAAACAGCGGATAAGTTCGGAGCGCAGTATGGCGTAAGTATGTGTTATGGCAGTTATGAAGCGCTGTTGGCCGACCCAGAGGTGCAGGCGGTATATATCGCTACTCCACACCCGATGCATGCAGAATGGGCGATTAAAGCG
The bacterium genome window above contains:
- the cmk gene encoding (d)CMP kinase; the encoded protein is MANDNGKRFVVAIDGPSGAGKSTVARGVAEALGYMVLDTGAMYRAVAFSAKKRGIATASINELTEMAASLDIRFVGDPQTPRLMVDGCDITDFIRTPEIGNLASAISAFEGVRKVLVEQQRRIGASGGIVTEGRDQTTVVFPDAKVKVFLDASAEERARRRYEELVEKGQDITYEDILAQQIERDERDSTRTHSPLRVAEGAVVIDSDKLSAEQVIERILELCK
- a CDS encoding phage holin family protein codes for the protein MLARLIIRWIVLTIALYITVIVGQQIGLHMSVTDPVKLLLGAGMLGFVNAVISPILRFLACAINCLTMGLAGVLINVLLFWWVGQLKLGYEVNDFWAALFGSIILAFVAMILNIIIPEPKRYNRYEDE
- a CDS encoding lysophospholipid acyltransferase family protein; this translates as MQVNAAKWGWFYRSCREILRAFLRLFGSLETRGLENFPVTGSAIIACNHVSYLDPPTVACAVKRRMRYMAKIELFKYRMTTWFLLRWGVFPVKRGEVDLDSIRLAIDILKHGEAFVLFPEGTRSRDGSLGSAGAGIGMLAKRSGALVVPTALIGTEKVLAPDAKHFSRAKRIVVFGKPLSYKDFAKDLPDHEARIKFGEAIMEEIRQLLEANGRPVPAKTEA